One Paraburkholderia kururiensis DNA window includes the following coding sequences:
- a CDS encoding efflux transporter outer membrane subunit codes for MARIPGLVLPQRHARMWYMRLACAAAFAWTGVLAGCTVGPDYVAPKTALPAGYVERDQVSSNTASSNASLDAWWQNLGDTTLDALIEEALQSAPDLAEAEARVREARALRGIAGAADYPEIDAGGLYRRTHGSANVPTGVQPGGMGPGKNGNLWQAGFDASWELDVFGGTRRSVESADASYEAAVAGSQDVRLTLAAEIARNYIELRGAQRRLDVARRNLAIQQDGLVLTRAQFDAGLASRLDMLRAEALVADTQAEIPSLTANARGSIYRIGALVGHQPEALLAQLDAPQAIPAPVADVPVGLPSDLLQRRPDIRAAERRLAAANARIGVAKADLYPHFSLTGAAGLESLDASTFLTSPSRYLSVGPSIRWLIFDAGRVRFQVHAEEARTDAAAAAYQRTVLGALRDVETALVSYGQARVRRDRLAAETASDREAVTVATRLYRQGLVDFLPVLDAERSLYAADDKLAQTDRDTALALVALYKSLGGGWSAQSGNAVSGVSTVTAVAAP; via the coding sequence GCACCGTCGGGCCCGATTACGTGGCGCCCAAAACGGCGTTGCCGGCGGGGTACGTGGAGCGCGATCAGGTTTCATCGAATACGGCTTCGTCTAATGCGTCGCTCGATGCGTGGTGGCAGAACCTGGGCGACACGACGCTTGACGCGTTGATCGAAGAAGCGTTGCAGTCCGCGCCCGATCTCGCCGAAGCCGAGGCCCGCGTGCGCGAAGCGCGGGCGTTGCGCGGCATCGCGGGCGCGGCCGACTATCCCGAGATCGATGCGGGCGGACTCTACCGCCGCACGCACGGCAGCGCCAACGTGCCCACCGGCGTGCAGCCGGGCGGCATGGGGCCGGGCAAGAACGGCAATCTCTGGCAAGCGGGCTTCGACGCGTCGTGGGAACTCGACGTGTTCGGCGGCACGCGGCGCAGTGTCGAGTCCGCAGACGCCTCGTATGAAGCCGCCGTCGCGGGCAGCCAGGACGTGCGCCTCACGTTGGCTGCGGAAATCGCGCGCAACTATATCGAGCTGCGCGGCGCGCAACGCAGGCTCGACGTGGCGCGCCGCAATCTCGCCATCCAGCAGGACGGGCTCGTGCTCACGCGCGCACAGTTCGATGCGGGGCTCGCGTCGCGGCTCGACATGCTGCGCGCCGAAGCGCTGGTTGCGGACACGCAGGCCGAGATTCCGTCGCTCACAGCGAACGCGCGCGGCTCGATCTACCGGATCGGCGCGCTGGTGGGGCATCAACCCGAAGCGCTGCTCGCGCAACTCGATGCACCCCAGGCCATTCCAGCGCCCGTCGCCGACGTGCCGGTGGGCTTGCCCTCCGATCTGCTCCAGCGGCGCCCCGACATTCGCGCGGCGGAACGCCGGCTCGCGGCGGCCAACGCACGCATCGGCGTGGCGAAGGCCGACCTCTATCCGCACTTCTCCCTCACGGGCGCAGCGGGGCTGGAGAGCCTGGACGCCTCCACGTTCCTCACCTCGCCCAGCCGGTATCTCTCGGTGGGGCCCAGCATTCGCTGGCTGATCTTCGATGCAGGCCGCGTGCGTTTCCAGGTGCACGCCGAAGAGGCCCGCACCGACGCCGCCGCGGCCGCCTACCAGCGTACCGTGCTCGGCGCGCTGCGCGACGTGGAAACGGCGCTAGTGTCGTATGGCCAGGCGCGCGTGCGCCGCGATCGACTTGCCGCAGAAACGGCAAGCGACCGCGAAGCCGTGACCGTGGCCACGCGCCTGTACCGCCAGGGTCTGGTGGACTTCCTGCCTGTGCTGGACGCCGAACGCTCGCTCTACGCCGCCGACGACAAGCTCGCGCAGACCGACCGCGACACGGCGCTCGCGCTCGTCGCGCTCTACAAGTCGCTGGGCGGGGGATGGTCCGCGCAAAGCGGGAACGCGGTTTCCGGAGTATCGACCGTCACGGCAGTCGCTGCACCGTAG